In a genomic window of Saccharomyces kudriavzevii IFO 1802 strain IFO1802 genome assembly, chromosome: 2:
- the SPP381 gene encoding U4/U6-U5 snRNP complex subunit SPP381 (similar to Saccharomyces cerevisiae SPP381 (YBR152W); ancestral locus Anc_3.112), whose translation MSFRHFKRRHYTSSQDESSSADEEHSAENTYVSKKLASVKGYNRVAKSLEDSPRNDTVKVSRESDESESGARSENTESSDDSSSSENEDMIPLRRPVFLKKKTNKQHQAVTIDQTHDDRCEKPAGQRKKEIVMKKIEKANQVAKNDETMKLRVDTNYSTNEELIRQCMLLNDDDEFDTEKERQRWIERQVVRKQKHRSSQLAKQRELEEHEANRFAAMRKDKDRHTKYKITLNTEEKQLKTKNHRSVEKPKKSYDNSRYKVTRAKNIEFGNTGSHGKDHEENEYSFI comes from the coding sequence ATGAGTTTTAGGCATTTCAAGAGGAGACATTATACAAGCTCCCAAGATGAAAGCTCTTCAGCAGATGAAGAACATTCAGCGGAAAACACATATGTATCGAAGAAATTGGCTTCGGTAAAAGGGTATAATCGAGTTGCCAAAAGTCTGGAAGATTCACCAAGGAATGACACTGTCAAGGTTAGCAGGGAATCCGATGAGAGTGAAAGTGGGGCGAGATCCGAAAATACAGAGAGTAGTGATGACAGCAGTTCAAGTgagaatgaagatatgATACCTTTACGTAGGCCtgtatttttgaagaaaaagacgAATAAGCAGCATCAAGCCGTTACCATCGATCAAACACATGATGATCGTTGTGAAAAACCTGCAggacaaagaaagaaagaaatcgtgatgaaaaaaattgagaaagCTAACCAAGTGGCAAAGAACGATGAAACTATGAAGCTGCGGGTTGACACCAACTACAGCACCAACGAGGAGCTGATCAGGCAATGTATGCTTCttaatgatgacgatgagtTTGATACAGAAAAGGAGAGACAGCGATGGATTGAGAGACAAGTCGTGCGTAAACAGAAGCATAGAAGTTCACAGCTTGCTAAGCAGCGAGAGCTGGAAGAACATGAAGCAAACAGGTTTGCAGCAATGcgaaaagataaagataGACATACCAAATATAAAATCACCTTAAATacagaagaaaagcagTTAAAAACCAAGAATCATAGATCTGTTgagaaaccaaaaaaatcttatGATAACAGTCGCTATAAGGTCACAAGAGCCAAGAACATTGAATTTGGCAATACAGGTAGCCATGGCAAAGAccatgaagaaaatgaatattcATTTATATAA
- the RIB7 gene encoding 2,5-diamino-6-(ribosylamino)-4(3H)-pyrimidinone 5'-phosphate reductase (similar to Saccharomyces cerevisiae RIB7 (YBR153W); ancestral locus Anc_3.113), with the protein MSLVPLCDDLPQFLRNYLPNAANKERISLPFVTLTYAQSLDARISKGPGIRTTISHPETKTMTHYLRYHHDGILIGSGTVLIDNPGLNCKWGSHSVASSPRPIILDIKQKWKFNGSKMQELFDKGQGKPPIVVVTSGPVMKEEHVDYAICPVDEATQQVDWRMLFEILKEDFNIRSIMVEGGANLINQLLLRGDIINSLIVTIGSTFLGKSGTEVSPTQSVNLKDMTWWKGTTDVILCARLAVE; encoded by the coding sequence ATGTCTTTGGTGCCCTTGTGTGATGATCTCCCGCAATTCTTGCGAAATTATCTACCAAATGCAGCCAATAAGGAACGTATCAGTCTGCCTTTTGTCACTTTGACGTATGCTCAATCGCTGGACGCGCGAATATCGAAGGGTCCTGGAATAAGAACCACTATTTCACACCCTGAGACGAAAACAATGACACATTATCTGCGATATCATCATGACGGAATACTTATAGGGAGTGGGACGGTGCTAATTGACAATCCTGGTCTAAATTGCAAATGGGGCTCCCATTCGGTCGCAAGTTCTCCTAGGCCAATAATTTTAGATATAAAGCAAAAATGGAAGTTTAATGGTTCAAAAATGCAAGAGCTTTTCGACAAGGGACAAGGCAAGCCACCAATCGTTGTTGTCACAAGTGGCCCTGTTATGAAAGAGGAACACGTGGATTATGCAATATGTCCAGTAGACGAGGCCACGCAACAAGTCGATTGGAGGATGTTGTTCGAAATACTAAAAGAAGATTTTAATATAAGGTCAATTATGGTTGAAGGAGGAGCCAACTTGATAAATCAATTGTTGCTGAGAGGTGATATCATCAATAGTCTCATAGTAACTATTGGGTCGACATTTCTGGGCAAATCAGGCACTGAGGTCAGCCCAACCCAGTCAGTTAATCTAAAAGACATGACATGGTGGAAAGGTACCACTGATGTAATACTTTGTGCAAGACTAGCAGTTGAGTGA
- the RPB5 gene encoding DNA-directed RNA polymerase core subunit RPB5 (similar to Saccharomyces cerevisiae RPB5 (YBR154C); ancestral locus Anc_3.114), protein MDQENERNISRLWRAFKTVKEMVKDRGYFITQEEVELPLEDFKAKYCDSMGRPQRKMMSFQANPTEESVSKFPEMGSLWVEFCDEPSVGVKTMKTFVIHIQEKNFQTGIFVYQNNITPSAMKLVPSIPPATIETFNEAALVVNITHHELVPKHIRLSTDEKRELLKRYRLKESQLPRIQRADPVALYLGLKRGEVVKIIRKSETSGRYASYRICM, encoded by the coding sequence atggatcaagaaaatgaaagaaacaTCTCCAGGTTATGGAGAGCATTTAAAACAGTAAAAGAAATGGTCAAAGACAGAGGGTACTTCATCACCCAAGAAGAAGTGGAACTGCCATTGGAAGATTTCAAGGCCAAGTACTGTGATTCCATGGGTAGACCACAACGTAAAATGATGTCATTCCAGGCAAATCCAACTGAAGAATCTGTATCGAAGTTTCCAGAAATGGGATCTTTATGGGTAGAGTTTTGTGACGAACCTTCCGTTGGTGTAAAGACAATGAAAACTTTTGTTATACatatccaagaaaaaaacttccaAACAGGCATCTTTGTTTaccaaaataatatcaCACCAAGTGCAATGAAATTAGTACCTTCTATACCACCAGCCACCATTGAAACATTTAATGAAGCTGCCTTAGTGGTCAACATTACCCACCACGAATTGGTTCCAAAACATATCAGGTTGAGCACTGATGAGAAGAGAGAgctattgaaaagatacAGATTGAAAGAATCCCAATTACCAAGAATCCAAAGAGCTGATCCTGTGGCCTTATACTTGGGTTTGAAAAGAGGGGAAGTAGTCAAAattataagaaagagtgaAACCTCGGGTCGTTATGCCAGTTACAGGATCTGTATGTAA
- the CNS1 gene encoding HSP70/90 family co-chaperone CNS1 (similar to Saccharomyces cerevisiae CNS1 (YBR155W); ancestral locus Anc_8.506) has protein sequence MSSANPSGEYKKPQKYVPGPGDPELPPQLSEFKDKTSDEILREMNRMPFFMTKLDETDGAGGENVELEALKALAYEGEPHEIAGGFKKQGNELYKAKRFKDARELYIKGLNVECEDKFINESLFANKAACELELKNYRRCIEDCSKALSINPKNTKCYYRTSKAFFQLNKLEEAKSAALFANQRIDPENKSILNMLSVIEKKEQELKLKEEKKQREAQEHENKTIMLESAMTLRNITNIKTHSPVELLNEGKIRLEEPMDFESQLIYPALIMYPTQDEFDFVGEVSELTTLQELIDLVIDGPQERFKKEGKQNFIAKKVLAFMETKSGGLIKAGKKVTFHDILKKETPDVPIFDNALKIYIVPKVESEEWISKWDKQKALERRFM, from the coding sequence ATGAGCTCTGCTAACCCAAGCGgtgaatataaaaaacCTCAAAAGTATGTGCCAGGACCAGGTGATCCTGAACTGCCACCTCAACTGTCCGAATTTAAAGATAAAACATCTGATGAGATTCTAAGGGAAATGAACAGAATGCCTTTCTTTATGACCAAATTAGATGAAACAGACGGTGCTGGTGGTGAAAATGTGGAGCTAGAAGCCTTAAAAGCATTAGCCTATGAAGGTGAACCACATGAAATCGCTGGAGGCTTTAAGAAACAAGGTAATGAACTATATAAGGCGAAGAGATTTAAAGATGCAAGAGAACTTTACATAAAGGGTTTAAACGTGGAATGTGAAGATAAATTTATAAATGAATCACTATTTGCTAACAAAGCCGCATGTGAGTTGGAGTTAAAAAACTACAGAAGGTGCATCGAAGACTGCAGCAAAGCTTTGAGTATTAATCCCAAAAATACCAAGTGTTACTATCGTACAAGTAAggctttttttcagttgaaCAAACTGGAGGAGGCTAAATCAGCGGCACTATTTGCTAACCAAAGGATCGACCCAGAGAACAAgtcaattttgaatatgtTATCAGTAATCgagaaaaaagagcaagaaCTCAAGCTAAAAGAGgagaaaaagcaaagagaAGCTCAAGAAcatgaaaacaaaacaattATGTTAGAAAGTGCAATGACATTAAGAAATATAACCAACATTAAAACTCACTCTCCAGTGGAGTTATTGAATGAAGGTAAAATAAGGTTAGAGGAACCAATGGACTTTGAGTCCCAATTAATTTATCCAGCTTTAATCATGTATCCTACGCAAGATGAATTTGACTTTGTAGGTGAAGTAAGTGAGCTGACTACATTACAGGAACTTATTGACCTGGTTATAGATGGGCCACAAGAAAGGTTCAAGAAGGAAGGTAAACAGAATTTCATTGCAAAGAAAGTGTTGGCATTTATGGAAACAAAATCTGGTGGTTTGATCAAAGCCGGTAAGAAAGTGACATTTCACGACatcttgaagaaagaaacgCCAGACGTACCGATATTCGATAAcgctttgaaaatttatatTGTACCAAAGGTTGAGAGCGAAGAGTGGATTTCCAAGTGGGATAAACAAAAAGCGTTGGAGAGAAGATTCATGTGA
- the SLI15 gene encoding Sli15p (similar to Saccharomyces cerevisiae SLI15 (YBR156C); ancestral locus Anc_8.507), which translates to MDWAIRAARKKTQRKPGSTRSIIETLDDLNNITTDAHIGINHRLHESNEWLKKSVYMSKVKPEGKKMEECLMSPENTHNRMNVQFEVEQDYDLSVSRNNSSKDVTNTPRNILHNDKSITPKSLRRKEITDEMNKFSIHDTHKSPIEPLNIVKTSVNENDKSSPWSPYKVEKVLRESSKASESPLNLKRSDNQAWAAKEEVGNEAISCVSKKVDPPKARPPPTSETVRSQRRSNMFIPLPNKDPLIVQHIPPIKSSGSITKLRIARKSPSVLKKKSGMNSPIAKAMEINDTAESTKASSVFDRLSSIPTKSFEKKISRGNAKYSSSSIDLSGSPMRKVSQNFKPANSTDTDMQEALRDIFSVKEKISKNKSPKAKNSRKSSIPRFDKNSLKSATHKKLAIIVEQKKKHSSTYQTDSKPSSTSPMKITINSNSPSRDIKNRYQSPVRGYLRPTKASISPNKNKTTASAQSPHHLRANEKFLKKLSPNIADVSKPESRKSKNYRLTNLQLLPPAEAERGDLKKKFDKRLSGIMRSQQEHYRRKQEKQKRMSHLEQDLKKQTSFSNDHKEARLNESLAPFNGHVRNTNNKNTGFSTENILATINTVDHREVIGNVAPKLASINDSLPEINTDSEDEASVTLAAWAKSPYLQEQLIRQQDINPQTIFGPSPPLHTDEIFPNPRLNRLKPRPIAPKRP; encoded by the coding sequence ATGGATTGGGCAATCAGAGCAGCTAGGAAGAAAACCCAAAGAAAACCAGGGTCGACTCGTTCAATCATAGAAACCCTCGATGACCTAAATAATATAACAACGGATGCACATATAGGAATCAATCATCGATTACATGAGAGTAATGAGTGGTTGAAAAAGAGTGTATATATGAGCAAGGTCAAGCCtgaagggaaaaaaatggaagaatgCTTAATGAGCCCTGAAAACACGCATAACAGAATGAATGTACAATTTGAAGTAGAACAGGATTATGACCTTTCTGTTTCACGTAATAATTCCTCAAAAGATGTAACCAACACACCCAGAAATATTTTACATAACGACAAAAGCATAACACCCAAATCACTCCGGAGAAAGGAAATCACGGATGAAATGAATAAGTTCAGTATCCATGATACTCATAAAAGTCCAATTGAGCCTTTAAATATCGTTAAAACAAGTGTTAATGAGAACGATAAATCTTCGCCATGGTCACCCTATAAAGTAGAAAAGGTTCTAAGGGAATCATCCAAGGCATCGGAATCgccactaaatttgaaaaggtcCGATAATCAGGCTTGGGCGGCTAAAGAAGAGGTAGGGAATGAAGCTATATCCTGCGTTTCAAAGAAGGTTGATCCACCAAAAGCGAGACCGCCACCAACTTCTGAGACAGTAAGATCACAAAGAAGATCTAATATGTTTATTCCACTGCCGAACAAAGATCCTCTTATTGTTCAACACATTCCCCCAATAAAATCTTCAGGATCAATAACAAAACTTAGAATAGCGAGGAAGTCGCCCTCTgtattgaagaagaaatcaggGATGAATAGTCCTATTGCGAAAGCTATGGAGATTAATGATACAGCGGAATCTACAAAGGCATCTAGCGTTTTTGACAGACTGTCATCTATACCAACGAAAtcgtttgaaaaaaagatatctCGTGGAAATGCTAAAtactcttcttcatcaatagaTTTATCAGGCTCTCCCATGAGAAAGGTTTCCCAAAACTTCAAGCCAGCCAACTCTACTGACACTGACATGCAGGAGGCACTGAGGGATATCTTTTCAGTAAAGGAGAAGATTAGTAAAAACAAGTCACCCAAGGCAAAAAATTCTCGAAAATCCTCTATTCCGagatttgataaaaattctttaaaaTCAGCAACACACAAAAAGCTGGCCATCATTGTagaacagaaaaaaaagcatagTAGCACTTACCAAACTGACTCAAAACCGTCTAGTACGTCACCAATGAAAATAACTATCAATTCAAACTCACCATCCAGAGATATTAAGAACCGTTATCAAAGCCCCGTGAGGGGTTACTTGAGACCAACTAAAGCATCTATCTCGCCgaataagaataaaactACAGCGAGTGCTCAATCGCCACATCACTTAAGGGCTAACgagaaatttttaaaaaaattgtcacCCAATATCGCAGATGTTTCTAAGCCGGAGTCACGTAAGTCCAAGAATTACAGACTTACAAACCTGCAATTGCTTCCACCAGCGGAGGCAGAAAGGGgtgatttgaagaaaaaatttgataaaaggTTGTCAGGGATTATGAGATCTCAACAAGAACATTATCGACGTAAgcaagaaaagcaaaaaaggATGTCACATTTGGAACAagacttgaaaaaacaaacaagtTTCAGCAATGATCACAAAGAAGCTCGTCTAAATGAATCATTGGCGCCATTTAATGGTCATGTGCGGAATAccaataacaaaaacacTGGGTTTAGCACTGAAAATATCCTTGCCACAATCAATACAGTCGATCATCGAGAAGTAATCGGCAATGTGGCCCCAAAACTGGCCTCTATCAATGATTCTTTACCCGAGATAAATACGGACTCAGAAGATGAGGCTAGTGTAACCTTAGCAGCATGGGCAAAATCACCATATCTACAAGAGCAGTTAATAAGACAGCAAGATATCAATCCTCAAACTATCTTTGGACCCAGTCCACCCTTACACactgatgaaatttttccgAATCCAAGACTAAACAGGTTGAAACCACGTCCAATAGCGCCCAAAAGGCCTTGA
- the ICS2 gene encoding Ics2p (similar to Saccharomyces cerevisiae ICS2 (YBR157C); ancestral locus Anc_8.508), with product MGKFEQKERDRLSTFSFPNTGSQSSTSIKSLGSPLYGRFSSLSSTESQFDSGKQPREYEKDFYFEESHGEALFNQLKTYSFPGDKDGVKTRRNSSICPKKPNAISPLRIESNEYSSHSHFHSLPHEHTKQVGRRKSYHRKSHAISFSRSCKPDFIDEYDSISSTSFNSRKTSIASSYLDKACHSLPDTSYTHQESPKSTIINTNEQLRRNARGKFGSLKEFAERNHINVEGKVFAHKLETGDILQPLIDLDIDNE from the coding sequence ATGGGCaaatttgaacaaaaagaaagggacAGACTCAGCACTTTTAGCTTTCCTAATACAGGCAGTCAATCTAGCACCTCTATAAAATCACTCGGTAGCCCACTTTACGGACGTTTCAGCTCGCTCTCTTCAACCGAATCTCAGTTTGATAGTGGCAAACAACCACGTGAGTATGAAAAGGATTTCTATTTTGAGGAGTCTCATGGTGAAGCTTTATTTAACCAGTTAAAAACTTATTCCTTTCCAGGCGACAAGGATGGAGTAAAGACGAGAAGGAACTCTTCCATATGTCCGAAAAAACCCAACGCAATATCGCCTTTAAGAATAGAAAGTAACGAGTACTCATCACACTCGCATTTCCACTCATTGCCACACGAACATACAAAGCAAGTAGGACGAAGGAAGAGCTACCACAGGAAAAGTCACGCAATCTCGTTTAGCAGGTCTTGTAAACCGGATTTCATTGACGAGTACGATTCCATCTCAAGTACAAGCTttaattcaagaaaaacttcaataGCGAGCTCTTACTTGGACAAAGCATGTCACTCCTTACCAGACACTTCATATACTCACCAAGAATCTCCCAAAAGCACAATAATAAACACTAATGAACAATTAAGAAGAAATGCACGTGGAAAGTTTGGAAGTTTAAAAGAATTTGCCGAAAGAAATCACATCAACGTTGAGGGCAAGGTGTTTGCTCATAAATTGGAAACTGGAGACATATTGCAACCACTAATTGATCTGGATATTGACAATGAATGA
- the AMN1 gene encoding Amn1p (similar to Saccharomyces cerevisiae AMN1 (YBR158W); ancestral locus Anc_8.510), whose product MKLERISTNGSFKRGRDVQSFDSPCARPLKKMSPSSSFTSLKMKKPFKDIVRKYKGHLYQNNCKRSSDKAKLAKPDLSLETDPSFLHTISQTTPDKKVRSEYISTPEATPSKNSGIENAWASSRIVSATSLSIVTPTEIKNVLVEEFSELRLVQPLITQHQRSHAVFEIPEIVENIIKMMVSLESANISGERPCLRRNPQSYEHSLLMYKNEERAKKAWSQTQQLKAPPLIKHTKSKQGTLFNCMMVNKLWLNIARPFLFKSLHFKNVYSFENFLRAFQEGNQVIKPSHFVLHKLHQLTQSDIEKLSSRMECQNLKWLEFYVCPRIAPPSNWFNSLQKLEKLVIPGNKHIDDKFLLRLSQNLPNLNHLDLRACDNVSDSGVVCIALNCPKLRTFNIGRHRHGNIITSVSLVALGKYTQVQTVGFAGCDIDDAGIWEFARLNGKNVERLSLNSCRLLTDYSLPILFALNSFPNLAVLEIRNLDKITDVRNFVKYNLWKKSLNVPILIEACERITKLIDEEEKRVKRINSLIALKDMTAWANADDAMQPDEQSNDFL is encoded by the coding sequence ATGAAATTAGAACGTATAAGCACTAATGGCTCTTTTAAAAGAGGTAGAGACGTCCAGTCTTTCGATTCTCCATGCGCAAGGCCTCTGAAGAAGATGTCACCAAGCTCATCTTTCACATCTcttaaaatgaaaaagcctttcaaagatattgTGCGAAAATATAAAGGtcatctttatcaaaataaTTGCAAACGCAGCTCAGACAAAGCGAAACTGGCGAAACCGGATTTATCTTTGGAAACCGATCCAAGTTTCCTTCATACTATTTCACAGACTACACCCGATAAGAAAGTACGCAGTGAGTATATCTCTACTCCAGAAGCTACGCCATCAAAAAACAGCGGCATCGAAAATGCATGGGCCTCCTCTAGAATTGTTTCTGCAACCAGTCTTTCTATAGTGACGCCGACAGAGATTAAGAATGTTCTTGTTGAGGAATTTTCGGAATTGAGATTGGTTCAACCCTTAATAACTCAGCATCAACGAAGTCATGCAGTCTTCGAAATTCCTGAGATCGTagaaaatatcataaaAATGATGGTTTCTTTAGAATCTGCCAACATATCAGGAGAAAGACCATGCCTGAGAAGAAATCCACAATCTTATGAACACTCTTTGCTTATGTACAAAAACGAGGAAAGGGCCAAAAAAGCCTGGTCGCAGACACAGCAGCTAAAAGCTCCACCGCTCATAAAACACACAAAGAGCAAGCAAGGAACCTTGTTTAATTGTATGATGGTTAATAAGTTATGGCTCAACATAGCAAGacctttcctcttcaagAGCTTGCACTTTAAGAATGTTTATAGTTTTGAGAACTTTTTGAGAGCTTTTCAGGAAGGTAATCAGGTCATAAAACCATCTCATTTTGTCTTGCACAAATTGCATCAACTCACACAGTCAGATATAGAGAAACTTTCTAGCAGAATGGAATGTCAAAACTTGAAATGGTTGGAATTTTATGTCTGTCCCAGAATAGCTCCCCCTTCAAACTGGTTTAATAGTCTCCAAAAGCTTGAAAAGCTGGTAATTCCAGGTAACAAACACATTGACGATAAATTTTTATTGAGGTTATCACAAAATCTGCCAAATTTAAATCACTTGGACTTAAGGGCATGCGATAACGTCAGTGATTCAGGTGTCGTCTGTATCGCTTTGAATTGTCCAAAATTGAGAACTTTCAACATTGGTAGACATAGACACGGAAATATTATTACCAGCGTCTCACTGGTCGCACTAGGCAAGTACACTCAGGTGCAAACTGTGGGGTTTGCCGGCTGTGATATCGACGATGCCGGCATCTGGGAATTCGCTCGATTGAATGggaagaatgttgaaagGTTGTCTTTAAATTCCTGTCGTCTTTTGACGGATTACTCCTTGCCCATTCTTTTTGCCTTGAActcatttccaaatttaGCAGTTTTAGAAATCAGAAATCTGGATAAAATAACTGACGTGAGGAATTTTGTCAAGTACAACTTGTGGAAAAAGTCGCTGAATGTTCCGATTCTGATTGAAGCATGCGAACGTATCACAAAATTGATcgatgaggaagaaaaaagagtaaaGAGGATTAACTCCTTAATTGCCTTGAAAGATATGACGGCCTGGGCAAATGCAGATGACGCAATGCAGCCTGATGAACAGTCAAACGATTTTTTATGA
- the IFA38 gene encoding ketoreductase (similar to Saccharomyces cerevisiae IFA38 (YBR159W); ancestral locus Anc_8.512), protein MSFLQQLQEAGERFKCLNGVLWVVFGLGVLKCTTLSLRFLALIFDLFVLPAVSFDKYGAKTGKYCVVTGASDGIGKEFARQMAKRGFNLVLISRTQSKLEALQKELEDKYQVVVKILAIDIAEDSVSNYESIKELCARLPITVLVNNVGQSHSVPVPFLETDEKELRDIITINNTATLLITQIIVPRILETVKAEGKKSGNRGLILTMGSFGGLIPTPLLATYSGSKSFLQSWSNSLAGELSNDGIDVQLIISYLVTSSMSKIRRSSLMIPNPQQFVKSTLKSVGRRCGSQDRYATMTPYWAHAVYQFVVTELFGVYSKIVNTINYSFHKSIRIRALKKAARQAKKE, encoded by the coding sequence ATGTCTTTTTTGCAACAGCTTCAAGAAGCTGGTGAAAGATTCAAATGTCTCAATGGTGTTTTATGGGTTGTTTTTGGGCTTGGTGTCTTGAAATGTACAACCTTATCGTTAAGATTTTTAGCTCTTATTTTCGACCTTTTCGTCCTACCAGCAGTCAGTTTTGACAAATACGGTGCTAAAACCGGTAAATACTGTGTTGTTACTGGCGCTAGTGATGGTATCGGTAAAGAATTTGCTAGGCAAATGGCCAAACGCGGGTTCAATTTGGTATTGATCTCAAGAACGCAATCGAAATTGGAGGCTTTAcaaaaagaattggaagacaAATATCAAGTTGTAGTGAAGATTCTGGCCATTGATATTGCAGAAGATAGTGTATCTAACTACGAATCCATCAAGGAGTTGTGCGCTCGCTTGCCAATTACTGTTTTAGTTAACAACGTGGGCCAATCGCACTCCGTTCCtgttccatttttggaaacagATGAAAAGGAACTCAGAGACATTATTACCATCAACAACACCGCTACATTATTGATCACACAAATCATTGTGCCAAGAATTCTAGAAACTGTGAAAGCTGAAGGTAAAAAGTCAGGCAATCGCGGTTTAATCTTAACCATGGGTTCGTTCGGTGGTTTAATTCCAACCCCGCTTTTAGCTACATACAGTGGCTCCAAGTCATTCTTGCAGAGCTGGTCTAACTCTTTGGCCGGTGAGCTATCCAATGATGGGATAGATGTTCAACTGATCATTTCATATTTGGTTACTAGCTCCATGTCTAAAATTAGAAGATCTTCCTTAATGATTCCAAACCCACAACAATTTGTCAAATCTACTTTGAAAAGTGTTGGAAGGCGCTGCGGTTCGCAGGACAGATACGCTACCATGACACCATACTGGGCTCACGCAGTATACCAATTTGTAGTTACAGAACTGTTTGGCGTTTACTCGAAGATTGTTAATACCATTAATTATTCGTTTCATAAATCCATTAGGATCAGAGCCTTGAAAAAGGCGGCTAGACAAGCTAAGAAAGAATAA
- the CDC28 gene encoding cyclin-dependent serine/threonine-protein kinase CDC28 (similar to Saccharomyces cerevisiae CDC28 (YBR160W); ancestral locus Anc_8.513) yields MSGELANYKRLEKVGEGTYGVVYKALDLRPGQGQRVVALKKIRLESEDEGVPSTAIREISLLKELKDDNIVRLYDIVHSDAHKLYLVFEFLDLDLKRYMEGIPKDQSLGADIVKKFMMQLCKGIAYCHSHRILHRDLKPQNLLINKDGNLKLGDFGLARAFGVPLRAYTHEIVTLWYRAPEVLLGGKQYSTGVDTWSIGCIFAEMCNRKPIFSGDSEIDQIFKIFRVLGTPNEAIWPDIVYLPDFKSSFPQWRRKDLSQVVPSLDPRGIDLLDKLLAYDPINRISARRAAIHPYFQES; encoded by the coding sequence ATGAGCGGTGAATTAGCAAACTATAAAAGGCTTGAGAAAGTTGGTGAGGGTACATACGGTGTTGTATATAAAGCACTAGATTTGAGACCAGGACAAGGTCAAAGAGTGGTtgcattgaagaaaattagaTTGGAGAGTGAAGACGAAGGTGTTCCTAGTACCGCCATCAGGGAAATCTCGTTATTGAAAGAACTGAAAGATGACAACATTGTAAGGTTGTATGATATCGTTCATTCTGATGCGCACAAGCTGTatcttgtttttgaatttctcgATTTGGACTTGAAAAGATATATGGAGGGTATACCAAAGGATCAATCGCTAGGTGCTGATATTGTCAAAAAGTTTATGATGCAACTTTGTAAGGGTATTGCATACTGTCACTCGCATCGTATTCTACATCGTGATTTAAAACCTCAAAACTTGTTAATCAATAAAGATGGAAATCTAAAATTAGGTGATTTCGGCCTCGCACGTGCTTTTGGTGTTCCATTGAGAGCTTACACTCATGAAATCGTCACTCTGTGGTACAGAGCGCCAGAAGTATTATTAGGTGGGAAGCAGTACAGTACAGGTGTTGATACATGGTCTATTGGGTGTATATTCGCCGAGATGTGTAATAGGAAACCGATTTTCAGCGGTGATAGCGAGATCGATCAAATCTTCAAGATATTTAGGGTTTTGGGGACACCAAACGAAGCCATATGGCCAGACATTGTCTACTTGCCCGATTTTAAATCGAGCTTTCCCCAGTGGCGCAGGAAAGATTTATCACAAGTGGTGCCAAGTCTAGATCCACGTGGTATCGATTTGTTGGACAAGTTGCTTGCATATGATCCTATCAACCGGATCAGCGCCAGAAGAGCAGCCATCCATCCCTACTTCCAAGAATCATAA